Proteins from a genomic interval of Salvelinus sp. IW2-2015 linkage group LG14, ASM291031v2, whole genome shotgun sequence:
- the LOC111972955 gene encoding forkhead box protein A2, which translates to MLSAVKMEGHEHSDWSAYYGEPECYTSVGNMTQHTGLGMNSMSSYMSMPGMTSTSNMSGSPMNMSYVNTGVNHSMAAMSPGSGAMHSMGAGMAGMSTALNPNMSPINTHPISTQSPSMNALTSYSNMSVMSPMYGQSNIRSRDPKTYRRSYTHAKPPYSYISLITMALQQSTTKMLTLNELYQWIQDLFPFYRQNQQRWQNSIRHSLSFNDCFLKVPRSPDKPGKGSFWTLHPDSGNMFENGCYLRRQKRFRCEKDLXRDTGXKXSEGGXNSSPESCNGNESPHPTPSVKDVKRTVSNPKPRQQVMSPAEHAXXPXPQTHHLXSHHHSVLVHEAHLKPEHHYSFKHPFSINNLMSSDQQXQHXSQQYPLI; encoded by the exons ATGCTAAGCGCTGTTAAAATGGAAGGACACGAACATTCAGACTGGAGCGCTTACTACGGAGAGCCCGAG TGCTATACCTCAGTTGGAAACATGACACAACACACCGGGCTGGGAATGAACTCGATGAGCAGCTATATGAGCATGCCTGGAATGACTTCAACCAGCAACATGTCAGGCAGCCCCATGAACATGTCATACGTCAACACGGGTGTGAACCACTCCATGGCCGCGATGTCACCGGGCTCCGGAGCCATGCACAGTATGGGAGCAGGGATGGCGGGCATGAGCACGGCGCTGAACCCGAACATGAGCCCCATAAACACCCA CCCCATAAGCACCCAGTCTCCATCGATGAATGCCCTGACCTCCTATAGCAATATGAGCGTTATGAGCCCCATGTATGGACAGTCCAACATAAGGTCAAGGGACCCCAAAACATACAGGAGAAGCTATACGCACGCCAAGCCCCCATATTCCTACATTTCTCTCATCACCATGGCRTTACAGCAGTCTACCACAAAGATGCTGACGTTGAATGAGCTATACCAGTGGATCCAGGACCTCTTCCCCTTCTACAGACAGAACCAGCAGCGCTGGCAAAACTCTATCCGCCACTCTCTATCRTTCAACGACTGCTTCCTCAAAGTGCCCAGGTCCCCGGATAAACCAGGCAAAGGATCTTTCTGGACRCTTCACCCGGACTCAGGGAATATGTTTGAGAACGGCTGCTATCTCCGYAGGCAAAAGCGGTTCAGGTGCGAGAAAGACCTCSGCAGGGAYACCGGGAYGAAAAKTTCCGAGGGKGGCRCTAACAGCAGCCCAGAGAGCTGTAACGGTAACGAATCACCTCACCCCACCCCGTCGGTAAAAGACGTCAAGCGGACAGTATCTAACCCGAAACCCCGGCAGCAGGTAATGAGCCCCGCSGAGCACGCGCRCWCTCCTYTCCCYCAGACWCACCATCTTCRGTCTCAYCATCACTCGGTGCTCGTGCACGAAGCGCACCTGAAGCCSGAGCACCACTATTCATTCAARCACCCRTTCTCCATCAACAATCTYATGTCGTCGGAYCAGCAGCAMCARCACKAKA